The genomic interval CACCGCTGACCACCTTTTATCTCGCCAGTCTGTTGGCGGATCTGTTCCCGCCGGGGGTGGTTAATATCCTGTTCGGGCGTGGCAAAGACATCGGCGATGCGCTGACCGGGCATGACAAGGTTCGCATGGTCTCGCTGACCGGTTCGATCGCCACCGGCGCGCATATCGTCGGTAATGCCGCACCCACGTTGAAGCGCACGCATATGGAGCTGGGCGGCAAGGCGCCGGTCATTGTGTTTGACGATGCGGATTTGCAGCAGGTGGTGGATGGCATCCGCAGTTTCGGTTTCTACAATGCCGGCCAAGACTGCACCGCCGCCTGCCGACTTTACGTCCAGCGGCCGGTGTACGAACCATTGGTGCAGGCGCTGGGTCAGGCGGTGTCCACGTTGAAAATGGGCGATCCGAACGATCCCGATACCGAATTGGGGCCGTTGATTACCGCGGAGCAATGGGAGCGGGTAGCCGGGGCGGTTGAGCGGGCGAAGGCGTTGCCGCATATCCGGGTGATTACCGGCGGCGAGCGTGTTCCCGGCGGCGGTTACTATTTCCAGCCGACCGTGCTGGCGGATGCGCGTCAGGAGGACGAGATCGTTCAGCGCGAGGTCTTCGGGCCGGTGATTTCCCTGACGCCGTTCGACGACGAGGCGCAGGTCGTGGCCTGGGCCAATGACTCGCGTTATGGTCTGGCGTCATCGGTCTGGACCGGCGACGTCGGCCGGGCGCATCGGGTCGCGGCCTGTCTGGAGTACGGCTGCACCTGGGTGAACACCCACTTTATGCTGGTGAGCGAGATGCCGCACGGCGGCCAGAAGCTTTCCGGTTATGGCAAAGATATGTCGATCTACGGGCTGGAGGATTACACCGTAGTGCGGCATATCATGATTCGGCATTAATTAACGGCGCCCGGCAATGCGTCCGTCGTGAGGGGCGCCGTGTTGCCGGGTGCGGTTTCGGGGGGATGAATGCGGCCAACCGTTGCTTTTTTGTGGAGCAACCTGCCCGCAAACGGTGCATGTTGCGGGCCCTCGCCGCGGATTGAGCCCGATGACCGGGTGACTATTTCACATAATGATTAGTTTTGTTTATTTAATGTTATGAAGGACTTTCCTGAAACCCCGGACGGGTACGGCGGTGTGTGGTCAGCAAGTGGCTCGATATGTGCATAAACTTGATTGGTATCCTGTGATACCTGTTAAACAAGGAGCCTATTTTGTCCAGATCAACGTCACATTTCACCCCGCTAGAGTCTTCTCAGCAGGCACTTGAATGGATTATGAGCGATACATTATCGCCAGACGCCATGAACACGCTCAGTCTTGACACCCTCCACGCCTTCCGCGATTACGTCAATCCTGGTTTTCTTGAATACCGTAAGTCGGTGACTGCCGGCGGGGGCTATGGCGCCGTCGAATGGCGCGCCAGCGGCCCGAATACCTTACTGGATGTTCAGGGTAACGAATACCTCGATTGCCTGGGCGGCTACGGCATCTTTAACGTTGGACACCGTAACCCCACCGTGGTGGCCGCAGTGGAAAAACAGTTGTCCAAACAACCGCTGCACAGCCAGGAACTGCTGGATCCGCTGCGTGCCCTGCTGGCGAAAACGCTGGCGGCGCTCACGCCCGGCAACCTGAAGTACAGTTTTTTCAGCAACAGCGGCACCGAATCGGTGGAAGCGGCGCTGAAACTGGCGAAAGCTTACCAGTCGCCGCGCGGGCGGTTCAGCTTTATCGCTACGCATGGCGCTTTCCACGGCAAATCGTTGGGCGCGCTTTCCGCCACCGCCAAACCGATGTTTCGTCGTCCGTTTATGCCGCTGGTGCCGGGATTTCACCATGTCCCGTTCGGCGATATCGATGCGATGAAGCAGCAGATTGTGCAGTGTCAACGCAATGGCGAAGGCATCGCCGCCGTGATCCTGGAACCGATTCAGGGCGAAGGCGGCGTCAACTTGCCGCCACAGCACTATCTGCCGGCGGTGCGGGCATTGTGTGATGAGACTGGCGCGCTGTTGATTTTGGATGAAGTACAGACCGGCATGGGGCGCACCGGTAAGATGTTTGCCTGTGAACACTATGGCGTCGAGCCGGATATTCTGTGTCTGGCGAAAGCGCTGGGCGGCGGCGTGATGCCGATCGGCGCCACCGTGGCGACGGAAGAGGTCTTCTCGGTGCTGTTCGACAACCCGTTTCTGCATACCACCACCTTCGGCGGTAATCCGATGGCATGTGCGGCGGCGCTGGCGACCATCAACGTGTTATTGCGCGACAAGCTGCCTGAACAGGCCGCCCGTCAGGGGGCGTTCCTGCTTTCCGGCCTGCAACGGCTGGCGGCGGCGTACCCGGACTTGATTGTAGAAGCACGCGGACTGGGGCTGTTGCAGGCCATCGAGTTCCGCGAAAACGAAATCGGCTATGCGTTTGCCAGCGAGCTGTTCCAGCGCCGCGTGCTGGTGGCTGGCACGTTGAACAACGCGAAGTCAATCCGTATCGAACCCCCATTAACCATCACCCACGAGCAGTGTTGTCGCGTATTGCAGGAAGCAGATCGCGCACTGGCGAAGCTGAGGGCGGTGCAGGTGGAGGATGCCAAACCTAAACCCATCAACATGGAATTTGCGCTACAGTGAACATTCCGTCATATGCGTTCAGCCCGGTGCTGAGCCGATACGCCAAGCCAGTCTGATTATTCGACTGGTTTTTTTTGGTACGTTTTTCGGGGATTAGCGCAACAATGAAACATTATATTCGCTGAGTTTGGTTGCTTTTATTGCTTCCCTTTGTATTTCAGTCTGAATTCATGCCGCCGTATCTGTTCCGGTTAAGATATTTAGCGACCTCCTGTTTAATTTCCCGTTGACCTCATTGCGGTTGAGTGCTGTCCACGTTTCAGAAGAGTATTGCTATTCGTCAGTATTAGTTAAATGCTGTTCGAATCGGTAGGGCTGTTTTATATCTGTCGTGCTCGTTTTAATTAATTAAATAGATATTTTATGTCTCTCTGTAAATAATGAAAATGATAGAGGGTTGGCATTTTTTAATGTTTTTTATTTAATCTTTGGCTATGTTTTTAAATGTGAACGTATGTGTTTTATCTATGCCAATCGACGCCTTAGGGCGTAAAACTGGTATTTTATATCTGTAAATGTTAATATATAAAAATTAATTTTTTCTGGGGTGGGATAAGAATAAATGAAAATTGTCGGGGTGAAAGTTATCGCTGATAGCTGCCAAGATGAAAGTGATTATGATGATGCTTATTTTGAATTATTTATGGCGCCAGTGAGGAAATGTAAGGATTATAAACCTAAATTTGGGATTAATGATATTAATGGAGTGGATCTTAACGGGTTTAAAAGCCTTTATGGAAGTGATCCCTTTTATTCCTGGATTGGTGTTGATAGTGACCTTATGTATTCAGCCCATAAAGCGGCTGGAGGAATGACGTCTGTTTACAGACAGATTGGTCTCGGTTGTGAAAAGCTATTTAGACGAATTATTATGGATAGTTGTCTTTATGACGACGCTAAATATTCTAATTGGTCCTATGAGACCCAGGCTGGTAGCGGGAAAACTAAAACCCTTTATCTGGATGGACGTCTTGAATTAGACGAAATAAAAAATTTATTCGTAAAAAAACGAGTGAAAGAATGGATGACGGAATATTGCCAACGGATTCATGTGACTCCGCCATTACATGGGGTTGTTTTTGAGGTCAGGCAGGGTTACAAGAGTAAGGATAGCAAAAGACAAAATGGCGATTTAGATAATGCTACTGTCGCCTGGGCGAGTGGGTACCTTCCTATATTTGCGATTTTTTCATCTCAAATAGATAAAGATCTTGTCTATCGTTATGTTAATAATCGCTGTGGTATTCTGACAGGGGTGCATGAAAGCGAAGCCGATGAGTACCTATCGCTGTTTTCTTTTGTGAAAAATGTATTGGGGTATGATTTGTCAGGCTTTTTCCTGAGAAACTCCAACAGAATAAAAAATGAAATGAACAGTATTTTATCAACATTGTTGAGCGCACGATGAACAACGAAAAAGTATCAAAATGTAGTCAATATACTTTTAAATATAATAAAAACCAGGGTCGACATGGATGGTTGCGGCTTACTCCGGCGTATTCTGTAAAATTGGTTGAAGAATTAATTTTACATACAGAAAAAGGCAAGAAAATATTAGATCCATTTTCGGGCACCGCAACGACGGGGTTATGTTCTCTTGAGCAAGGGTATGATGCTTTGCTTTGCGATATAAATCCGTTTTTAATTTGGTTTGGTAATACTAAACTGGCTACTTTTGAACAGTCACTTTTGTCTGAAACGTATCAACTTGCCCAAGGAATTATTAGTCAATCAAATGCTTTTTGGGGTGAAAAAAATTGGACTCCTGAGATTCATAATATTAACAGATGGTGGAGTGAGGATACGTTAGCCAGTTTGGCTGCATTACGATCGGCAATTGTTCATGAAATCGGTGAGCCGAATGCATTGAATCAATATCATAGTCTGATCTGGATCGGTTTTTGTCGATTGATCATTGAAACGTCTTCGGCGGCATTTAATCATGTGTCGATGTCTTTTAATGCCGATACGGTTCGCCACGATCATCAAGAGGTTGCGGGTCTTTTTCAGATGATCATAACTCGTTTATTCTCAGCGACTAATACCCTGACTCACCGTCAAGCCAAGGTCATTCGTTGTGACGCCAGAGAGATTGATCAAAATGGTGAAAACATGCTGTTTGATCATGTTATAACCTCGCCTCCTTATCCTAACCGGATGAGTTATATCAGGGAGCTCCGTCCATATATGTATTGGACAAAGTTCCTGAATGAGTCGAAAGAAGCTGCTGAATTAGATTGGAAAGCTATTGGCGGAACCTGGGGAAGCGCAACATCTAAATTAAAAGATTGGGCGCCGTCAGATATATCTCTACCCGATATACTTATTGATGTCTGTGACGATATCAATAATAAAGATGATAAACATGCAAACCTGATGAGCAGATATGTGCATAAATATTTCTTTGATATGCACAGGCATTTTAGTTCGCTGCGGAGCGTTTTATCAAAAGGTGCAAAATTGGATTATGTCGTCGGGAATTCAAGCTTTTATGGAGTGAAGGTGGATTCTGACAAACTTTTTGAGCAATCACTGCGTATTTTAGGCTATGACAATGTGAGTTCGAAAATCGTCAGGAAGAGAAATTCAAAAAAAGAGTTGTATGAATTTTGTGTTTCTGCCGAATGGAACAGGCCTGAATTATTATAATTCAGGTTCGCATCCTGCGAGCGGCAGAAAGGTGCCCGATGAATTTACTCCGGTGAGGGATTCGGGTGAAAAAAACCGCTGTCGGGAGCCGATGTGAATGCAGTTTGCGGCGGCGCTGATGGGCTGGGTCATAAAGCCAACGTACCGGTAACTCGACGTATGACGATATAAAACGTCGCGGTGTGATCGTCAGGTGATATTCACGGTGTAATGACCTGGCGATGTTGGCCTATTCAGATCGTAAATGAATCATAGAGCTATCAACCAAACGGTCAGCAGGCTGTTTGGGTGGGTGGATCTCGTTCTGGTAATACATAAAACCATGGTATTCATACATTGCGTTGATGTTCTGGCGAAGCCTCTGACATGAGTGTCGATACCGTATTGAAGTATGGATATACAAAGTGTTTTTTTGCCTGCGTGTTAACAAAAATTCCAGCATTGAAAAAATGTCTGATTTATTTAATCAGGCCAGTGATATCGTCGCTATCTTATTTCCATGGCACTGCCATTGCGGGCATCCTGTCTAAACGTTATCGCGTGCTGTTGGCATGCCGAATACCTGTCTGGTCTTTTTTTATTCATCTCTTCGCCATCCTGTCTTCACTGCGTTGTCATATTTCGCCGTCACCATAAACGCCGTTAACTCCTCGTTTTTTTATCGGTAAGCGTGAAACCCCTGATGCCGTTGTCGCTCGCCGGTGAAGATATAAGGTTGTCGCGATACGGGGATTTAATCGTCCTTTGCCACACTTTCCTGCGCCTTGTTCGTCCGGTGGCGCAGGTTTCCCTGTTATCAGGAGTTTTTTTATGGACGTGTTGTCTAGACATCCGACCACACGATACGAAGCGATCGCCCTCCAGCTGGAAGAAGAACTGCGCAGCCATTATCGCGGCGGCGACTATCTGCCGTCGGAGCAACAACTGGCGGCACGTTATGACGTTAACCGCCACACGCTGAGACGGGCGGTGGATGAACTGGTGAACCAAGGGCTGGTACAGCGTCGTCGCGGCGTCGGCACTCTGGTACTGATGCGTCCGTATGATTATCCGCTGCACGCGCAGGCCCGCTTCAGCCAGAACCTGCTGGAACAGGGCAGCCATCCCACCAGTGAACGTCTGTCGGCACAGTGTGTGTTGGCCGAGGCGGCGATTGCCGCTGCGCTGGGGTGTCGGGATGGTGAGGAGATTATCCATTTGCGCACGTTGCGCCGGGTCAATGGCTCGCCGGTATGCGTGATTGACCACTATCTGCCGGAACTGCGCTGGTGGCCCGTATTACAGCATTTTTGCAGCGGCTCGCTGCACGATTTTCTCGCGCGTGAATTACACCAACCGTTGACCCGGCGTCAAACCCGCATCAGCGCCCGTCAGGCGCAGGCGCGGGAACGGCAACTGTTGGAAATCCCCCCGCAGACGCCGGTGATGTGCATTCGCACGCTGAACACCTGCACCGGCAGCGATCGGGTGGCGGAATATTCCATCAGCCTGACGCGCGCCGACATGATTGAACTGACCATGGAGCACTGAATGACGATGCAAACCGCAAGACAACGCTGGCTCTCGGTGCTGGCGCATAGCGACCCGGCGCAATTACGCCATCGATGGCGGCAACTGGGGCTCCATCCCGCCTGGCAAACCGTGCGGGCGCCGGAAATCGGCCTGGCCAGGCTACAAGGTCGCATGGGCGGTACCGGCTCACGTTTTGTGCTGGGCGATATGACTATCACCCGGGCGGTCATTCGATTGGATGACGGCACCTGCGGTTACAGCTACGTCATGGGGCGCGACAAAGCGCACGCCGAGCTGTGCGCGCTGATCGATGGGCTGCTGTTGCAGCAGGGTGAGACCGGAGCGCTCCACCAGCAATTGATCGCGCCGCTGGCCGCCGATCGCGCCGAACGTTTGCAGCAACGTGCGCGGGAAGTCGCCGCCAGCCGGGTGGACTTTTTTACGCTGGTACGAGGGGATAACGCATGACCGTAACGCAATCAGACGCCATACAGGCGGGGTTCGCTGATGCGCATCGCGACGCCCAGCAGGTTTTTCGCCGCCTGCTCAAAGCGATGAGCGAACCGGGAGAAACGGTGACGCTGCATCATCACGTCGGTTGGGGCGCACTGTCGCCGGCGGCGACGGCGGTGCTGCTGACGCTGGTGGATCATGAAACGCCGTTGTGGCTGGAGCCGCGTCTGGCGCAGGACGACGTCGTCACCAGCCTGCGTTTTTACACCGGCGTCCAGCTAACATCGCCGGCGCAGGCGCAGTTCGCCGTGCTTGGCGTGAATAGCCAGCAACCGCTGGCGAGTTTCAATCCCGGCGATGAGCTGTCGCCGGAACGGAGTACCACGCTGGTGCTGGAAGTCGATGATCTGGCGGGGGGGCTGCCGTTGTGGTTGACCGGGCCGGGGCTGGCGCAAGCGAGGATGATAGCGCCGCAGTTGCCGGTAGCCGTATTGGATTACTGGTGTTCTCGCCCGCATGCCTTTCCCGCCGGGCTGGACATTATCCTGACTTGCGGCGCGTCGCTGTTGGCGTTGCCCCGCACTACGCAAGTGGAGGTGTGCTGATGTATGTCGCGGTGAAAGGCGGTGAAAAGGCCATTGAGGCCGCGCACCGGTTGCAGGCGCGGCTGCGCCGGGGCGATGACCATCTGCCGGCATTGCAAACGGCGCAGATAGACCAGCAACTGGGGCTGGCGGTGGATCGGGTGATGACCGAAGGCGGTATTTACGACCGGTCGCTGGCGGCGTTGGCGATCAAACAGGCGGGCGGCGATCTGGTCGAAGCGATTTTCCTGCTGCGCGCTTATCGCACCACGCTGCCGCGTCTGGCGGACAGCCTGCCGCTCGATACCCGTAAACAGCGCATCGAGCGGCGTATTTCGGCGGTTTACAAGGATCTGCCCGGCGGGCAGGTGTTGGGGCCGACTTACGACTATACCCATCGGCTGCTGGATTTCGCTCTGCTGGCGGAAGGCGAAACACCGTCGGTCGAGCTGGCGGAACAGCCGCTGCCGGAGCCGTGTCCGCATCTGTTTTCGTTGCTGACGGCGGAGGGGCTGGCGGCGGTAGAGGACGATGACGGCCGTGAGCCGGCGGATGTCACGCGCGAACCGCCCGCCTATCCGGCGCCGCGTTGCGCCCGGTTGCAACAGCTGGCGCGCGGCGACGAGGGTTTTTTGCTGGCGCTGGGCTATTCCACCCAGCGCGGCTACGGCCGCAACCATCCGTTCGCCGGAGAAATCCGCACCGGGTACGTCACGGTGGAGGTGGCGCCGGAAGAGTTGGGGTTCCCGCTGGAGATCGGCGAAATCCTGCTGACCGAATGTGAAATGGTGAACGGCTTTATTCAGCCTGATGATGCGCCGGCGCACTTCACCCGGGGCTACGGGCTGGTGTTCGGCCGTGTGGAGCGCAAGGCGATGGCGATGGCGCTGGTGGATCGGGCATTGCAGGCGGCGGAGTATCAGGAAGCGGTGCAAGGCCCGGCGCAGGATGACGAATTCGTGCTGTCGCATGCGGACAATGTGGAAGCGGCGGGGTTTGTGTCGCACCTCAAGTTGCCGCACTACGTCGATTTTCAGGCGGAGCTGGCGCTGTTGCGCCGACTGCGCCAGCAACGTCAGGAGGGTGACGATGGCGCAGCTTGATGGTTACAACCCCGGTTATCTGGATGAACAAACCAAACGCAGCATCCGCCGGGCCATGCTCAAGGCGGTGGCGATCCCCGGTTATCAGGTGCCGTTCGGCGGACGGGAAATGCCGATGCCTTACGGCTGGGGCACCGGCGGCATCCAACTGACCGCCAGCCTGATCGGCGAGCAGGATGTGCTCAAGGTTATCGATCAGGGGGCGGACGACACCACCAACGCGGTGTCGATCCGGCGCTTTTTCCAGCGGGTCAGCGGTGCGGCCACCACGCTGAGCACCACGGCGGCGACGCTGATCCAGACCCGCCATCGCATTCCGGAAACGCCATTGCGTGAAGATCAGATTCTGATATATCAAGTGCCGATCCCGGAACCGCTGCGCTTTATCGAGCCGCGGGAAACCGAAACCCGCAAGATGCATGCGCTGGAAGAGTACGGCGTGATGCAGGTGAAACTGTACGAGGATATCGCCCGCTTCGGCCACATCGCCACCACTTACGCTTACCCGGTGCGGGTCAACCATCGCTACATCATGGATCCGTCGCCGATCCCCAAATTCGATAACCCGAAGATGCATATGATGCCCGCGCTGCAACTGTTCGGCGCCGGGCGCGAGAAGCGTATTTACGCGCTGCCGCCTTACACCCGCGTCGAAAGTCTGGATTTCGATGATCATCCGTTCAGCGTCCAGCACTGGGATCAGCCCTGTGCGCTGTGCGGCTCGCGCGACAGCTACCTCGACGAGGTGGTGATGGACGATCAAGGCAACCGCATGTACGTCTGTTCCGATACCGATTATTGCCGTCAACGTCAGGAGGAAGCGCGCCATGAACATTGATACTGTCCTGCCGGACAGGCTCGACGAAACGTCGCTGTTGCAGGTGGATAACCTGACGCATTTCTATGCGCCCGGCAAAGGGTTCGGCGCGGTGTCGTTCGATCTCTACCCCGGCGAGGTGCTGGGGATCGTCGGCGAATCCGGTTCCGGCAAAACCACGTTGCTCAGGGCGCTGTCCGCCCGGTTGACCCCTCAGCAGGGAAGCGTGCGTTATCTGGGCCGCGATGTGTACGCCATGGGCGAGAGCGAACGTCGCCGGTTGCTGCGTACCGAATGGGGCGTGGTGCATCAGTATCCGCTCGACGGGCTGCGACCGCAGGTGTCGGCCGGCGGCAATATCGGCGAGCGCCTGATGGCGGTGGGAGCAAGACATTACGGGGAGATCCGTCGTCAGGCCGGGGCGTGGCTGCAGGAGGTGGAGATCCCGCTATCCCGGCTCGACGACCTGCCGACCACCTTTTCCGGCGGCATGCAGCAACGGTTGCAGATCGCCCGCAATCTGGTGACGCACCCGAAACTGGTGTTTATGGACGAGCCCACCGGCGGGCTGGATGTGTCGGTACAGGCGCGGCTGCTGGATCTGCTGCGCAATCTGGTGCGCGATCTGGGGCTGGCGGTGGTGATCGTCACCCACGACCTCGGCGTGGCGCGATTGCTGGCGCACCGGTTGTTGGTGATGCGCGAGGGCCGCGTCGTGGAAAGCGGCCTGACCGACCGGGTGCTGGACGACCCCCACCACCCGTATACGCAACTGCTGGTGTCGTCCGTGTTGGGCTGAATAAGGAGCAACGGAACCCATGACTACGCAACTGCGCGTTGAAAATCTGAGTAAAACCTTTGTGTTGCACAACCAACACGGTGTTCATCTGCCGGTGTTGCACCAAACCAGCCTGACGGTCAACGCGGGCGAGTGCGTGGTGTTGCACGGCCATTCCGGCAGCGGTAAGTCCACCCTGTTGCGTGCGTTGTACGCCAACTACCAGCCGGACAGCGGGCATGTCTGGGTACGTCACCGCGGCGGGTGGGTGGATCTGGTCGCGGCGCCGGCGCGGCAGGTGCTGGCGGTACGGCGCGACACCATCGGCTGGGTCAGCCAGTTTTTGCGGGTGATCCCGCGTATTCCTACGCTGGAGGTGGTGATGCAGCCGTTGTTGGAACGCGGCGTGCCGCGTGCGGAATGCGAAGCGCGGGCGGCCGAGCTGTTGACCCGGCTTAACGTGCCGTCCCGATTGTGGGGGCTGGCGCCGTCCACCTTTTCCGGCGGCGAGCAGCAGCGGGTCAACATCGCCCGCGGGTTTATCGCCGACTCTGCACTGCTGCTGCTGGATGAGCCCACCGCCTCTCTCGATGCCGCCAACCGCGATGCGGTGGTGGCGTTGATCGAAGAGGCCTGCGGCCGCGGCGCGGCAGTGGTAGGGATTTTCCACGACGACGCGGTACGGCAGCGGGTGGCGAACCGGCTCCATGTGATGGCCCCCGTAACACAGGAATCAAAAGCATGATCATTAACAACGTTCGGTTGGTGCTGGACAACGAGGTCGTCACCGGCTCGCTGGAGTGTCATCAGGGCATGATTCGCGCGCTGGCCGATACCCCCCAGCCGGTTGCCGCAGGCGCTGGACGGCGAAGGCGGCTGGCTGCTGCCGGGGCTGGTGGAGCTGCATACCGATAATCTGGATAAATTTTTTATGCCGCGCCCGAAGGTGGACTGGCCGGCGCACTCGGCAATGAGCAGCCACGATGCGCTGATCGTCGCCAGCGGCATCACCACCGTGCTGGATGCGGTGGCGGTGGGGGATGTGCGCGACGGCGGCCATCGGCTGGAAAACCTGCGTCGGATGCTGGATGCCATCGTGCACAGCCAGCAGCAGGGGGTAAACCGGGCGCAGCATCTGATCCATCTGCGCTGCGAACTGCCGCACGAATCCACGCTGCCGCTGTTCGAGAACCTGATGGATCTGCCGGAACTCCGGCTGGTGTCGCTGATGGATCACTCGCCGGGGCAGCGCCAGTTCGCCACGCCGGAAAAGTATCGTGAGTATTATCAGGGCAAGTACCACCTGAACGACGCGCAAATGGATGTGTTCGAAGCGGAGCAGTGCGCATTATCGGCACGTTGGTCGCAGCCCAACCGGCAGGCGATCGCCGCCCATTGCCGTGCGCGCGGCGTCGCGCTGGCCAGCCATGACGATGCCACGCAGGCGCATGTGCGCGAGTCGCTGGCGCTGGGCTCGGTGATCGCCGAGTTTCCCACCACCGAGGAAGCGGCCAGCCTGTCGCATCAGCATGCCATGCAGGTATTGATGGGGGCGCCGAACATCGTGCGCGGCGGTTCCCATTCCGGCAACGTGGCGGCGTCCCGGCTGGCGGCGCTGGGCGCGCTGGATATCCTGTCCTCGGATTACTACCCCGCCAGCCTGCTGGATGCGGTGTTCCGGCTGGCGGCGGACGAGAACAATGTCTTTACGCTGCCGCAGGCGGCGGCGATGGTCAGCGCCAACCCGGCCCGGGCGATCGGGCTTGGCGATCGGGGCCGTATCGCCGAAGGGTGGCGGGCGGATCTGGTACTGGCGCACGCGCCGCACGGCCAGGTGCGGGTTCGTCATGTCTGGGCGCAGGGCAGGCAGGTGTTCTGATGGCGCGGCTGATTTGGCTGACGGGCGCCTCCGGCGCCGGCAAAGATGCTTTGCTCGAAGCCTTGCGGCGGACGAACCCGACGCGCCTGCTGGTGGCGCACCGTTACATCACCCGGTCTGCATCGGCGGGCGGAGAAAACCATGTCGCCCTGAGCGAAGCGGAGTTTGCGTACCGCCGCGAACGCGGCCTGTTCGCGCTGCACTGGCAGGCGCATCAGTACCATTACGGCATTGGTATCGAGGTCGATGCCTGGCTGTCCGCCGGGCTGGATGTGGTGGTTAACGGCTCCCGTGCTTGTCTGGTGCTGGCTCGCCAGCGTTATGGCCGTCGCTTATTACCCGTTGGCTTGCAGGTGTCTCCCGATGTGCTGGCGCAACGTCTGAGTGCGCGTGGCCGGGAGACCGCCGGGGAGATCGCGCAGCGTATGCAACGCACGGTGCCGACAGACGACGATGCCGTTGCGTGGATCGACAACGACGGCCCGCTGGCGCAGACGTTGCACCGGTTCTACCAACTACTGGAGGAAAACGAATGGAACTGATGTTTATGGGCACCGGCGACGCGCAGCAGGTGCCGCTGACCGGTTGCGATTGCATAGCCTGCGAGCGGGCGCGGCGGGATCCGCGTTTTCGGCGCGGGCCGAGCAGCATGCTGGTGCGGTGCGACGACGAGGCGACGCTGCTGGATGCCGGCGTCACGCAACTGGAGCAGCGTTTTGGCGTTAACGAAATTCGGCGCATTCTACTGACGCACTATCACGTCGATCATGTGCAGGGGCTGTTTTCATTGCGCTGGGGCATCGGCGATCGCATTCCGGTGTTCGGCCCGCCGGATGAACAGGGGTGCGACGACCTGTACAAACACCCGCGCCGGCTGGATTTTCAGCCGCCGATGACGCCGTTTCAGCCGGTGG from Musicola paradisiaca NCPPB 2511 carries:
- the phnP gene encoding phosphonate metabolism protein PhnP, which produces MELMFMGTGDAQQVPLTGCDCIACERARRDPRFRRGPSSMLVRCDDEATLLDAGVTQLEQRFGVNEIRRILLTHYHVDHVQGLFSLRWGIGDRIPVFGPPDEQGCDDLYKHPRRLDFQPPMTPFQPVAMGALRVTALPLNHSRPTFGYLLECNGQSVAYLTDTGDLPDATRDFLHGRRLDHMVMDCTQPPRDQPPLNHSDLNTVLRVRDQLRPTQTWLTHISHDTDAWLMLNDLPDGVRAAADGAWIRV
- the phnN gene encoding ribose 1,5-bisphosphokinase; the protein is MARLIWLTGASGAGKDALLEALRRTNPTRLLVAHRYITRSASAGGENHVALSEAEFAYRRERGLFALHWQAHQYHYGIGIEVDAWLSAGLDVVVNGSRACLVLARQRYGRRLLPVGLQVSPDVLAQRLSARGRETAGEIAQRMQRTVPTDDDAVAWIDNDGPLAQTLHRFYQLLEENEWN
- the phnL gene encoding phosphonate C-P lyase system protein PhnL; the protein is MTTQLRVENLSKTFVLHNQHGVHLPVLHQTSLTVNAGECVVLHGHSGSGKSTLLRALYANYQPDSGHVWVRHRGGWVDLVAAPARQVLAVRRDTIGWVSQFLRVIPRIPTLEVVMQPLLERGVPRAECEARAAELLTRLNVPSRLWGLAPSTFSGGEQQRVNIARGFIADSALLLLDEPTASLDAANRDAVVALIEEACGRGAAVVGIFHDDAVRQRVANRLHVMAPVTQESKA
- the phnK gene encoding phosphonate C-P lyase system protein PhnK; translation: MNIDTVLPDRLDETSLLQVDNLTHFYAPGKGFGAVSFDLYPGEVLGIVGESGSGKTTLLRALSARLTPQQGSVRYLGRDVYAMGESERRRLLRTEWGVVHQYPLDGLRPQVSAGGNIGERLMAVGARHYGEIRRQAGAWLQEVEIPLSRLDDLPTTFSGGMQQRLQIARNLVTHPKLVFMDEPTGGLDVSVQARLLDLLRNLVRDLGLAVVIVTHDLGVARLLAHRLLVMREGRVVESGLTDRVLDDPHHPYTQLLVSSVLG
- a CDS encoding alpha-D-ribose 1-methylphosphonate 5-phosphate C-P-lyase PhnJ, which produces MAQLDGYNPGYLDEQTKRSIRRAMLKAVAIPGYQVPFGGREMPMPYGWGTGGIQLTASLIGEQDVLKVIDQGADDTTNAVSIRRFFQRVSGAATTLSTTAATLIQTRHRIPETPLREDQILIYQVPIPEPLRFIEPRETETRKMHALEEYGVMQVKLYEDIARFGHIATTYAYPVRVNHRYIMDPSPIPKFDNPKMHMMPALQLFGAGREKRIYALPPYTRVESLDFDDHPFSVQHWDQPCALCGSRDSYLDEVVMDDQGNRMYVCSDTDYCRQRQEEARHEH